From a region of the Candidatus Pantoea bituminis genome:
- a CDS encoding GNAT family N-acetyltransferase, whose translation MLIRTEIGVDAAGIDSLLKRCFKSAAEAELTQSLREDGLLTLGVVATDDEGQVLGYAAFSPVTLQGEDRGWVALAPLAVDESLRGQGIAKQLIYEGLDTLNEFGYSAVVVLGDPAFFNRFGFEPAARHGLHCRWQGAEAAFQIYRLAEDAFEGAEGQVEFGEPFNRFN comes from the coding sequence ATGTTGATTCGAACCGAGATTGGTGTCGATGCAGCAGGTATCGACAGTTTACTGAAACGCTGCTTCAAGAGCGCCGCCGAAGCGGAATTAACACAGTCATTACGCGAAGATGGTTTACTCACGCTTGGCGTAGTGGCCACGGACGATGAAGGTCAGGTTTTAGGTTATGCGGCTTTCAGTCCAGTGACGTTGCAAGGTGAAGATCGTGGCTGGGTAGCCTTAGCCCCGTTGGCGGTGGATGAAAGCTTGCGCGGTCAAGGCATCGCCAAGCAGCTGATTTATGAAGGGCTGGATACGCTCAACGAGTTCGGCTACAGCGCGGTCGTGGTGCTAGGCGATCCGGCATTTTTTAACCGCTTTGGTTTTGAACCGGCGGCGCGACACGGCCTACATTGCCGCTGGCAGGGCGCAGAAGCAGCTTTCCAGATCTACCGTCTGGCGGAGGACGCTTTTGAGGGCGCAGAAGGACAAGTCGAGTTCGGCGAACCCTTTAATCGCTTCAACTAA
- the ubiU gene encoding ubiquinone anaerobic biosynthesis protein UbiU — translation MELLCPAGNLPAVRTAVENGADAVYVGLKDDTNARHFAGLNFTDKKLAEAARYLHQHRRKLHVAINTFAHPDGAGRWQRAIDVAAQNGADALILADIATLEYATQHYPQVERHLSVQASATNLEAIRFYHRHFNLHRVVLPRVLSIHQVKQLARSTPVPLEVFAFGSLCIMAEGRCYLSSWLTGESPNSAGACSPAKFVRWQQTPAGMESRLNEVLIDRYAPNESAGYPTLCKGRYQVDEQLYHVLEEPTSLNTLELLPELLKAGVASVKIEGRQRSPAYVADVARVWRQAIDRCIAQPEQFVVAPQWMNSLGALSEGTQTTLGAYHREWQ, via the coding sequence ATGGAGCTGCTTTGCCCAGCAGGGAATCTGCCGGCAGTACGCACTGCGGTAGAAAATGGGGCTGACGCGGTCTACGTTGGCCTGAAAGATGACACCAATGCACGCCATTTTGCCGGGCTGAATTTCACCGATAAGAAGCTAGCGGAAGCGGCGCGCTATCTTCATCAGCATCGTCGTAAATTGCATGTGGCGATCAACACTTTTGCACATCCCGATGGCGCAGGACGTTGGCAGCGAGCCATTGATGTCGCGGCACAAAACGGCGCAGATGCGTTAATCCTTGCCGACATCGCGACGCTGGAATATGCCACTCAACATTATCCGCAGGTTGAACGTCATCTGTCGGTGCAGGCTTCAGCAACCAACCTTGAAGCGATTCGTTTTTATCATCGCCATTTTAATTTGCATCGTGTGGTGCTACCGCGCGTGCTATCGATTCATCAGGTTAAACAACTGGCACGCAGCACGCCGGTGCCGCTGGAAGTCTTCGCCTTTGGCAGTTTATGCATTATGGCTGAAGGCCGTTGTTATCTTTCATCCTGGTTGACGGGTGAATCTCCCAACAGCGCAGGCGCTTGTTCGCCCGCAAAATTTGTCCGTTGGCAGCAAACTCCTGCAGGCATGGAATCCCGGCTGAATGAAGTGTTGATTGATCGCTATGCGCCTAATGAAAGCGCCGGTTATCCCACGCTGTGTAAAGGCCGCTACCAGGTTGATGAGCAGCTTTATCACGTGCTGGAAGAGCCGACCAGTCTGAACACGCTGGAACTGCTACCCGAACTGCTTAAGGCTGGCGTGGCATCGGTGAAGATTGAAGGACGCCAACGCAGCCCCGCGTATGTGGCTGACGTTGCCCGTGTCTGGCGGCAGGCGATTGACCGCTGTATCGCACAACCCGAACAGTTTGTGGTGGCACCACAATGGATGAATTCGCTGGGTGCACTTTCTGAAGGTACGCAAACCACGCTAGGTGCGTATCACCGCGAGTGGCAATAA
- a CDS encoding type 1 glutamine amidotransferase domain-containing protein: MSKKVAVLITDEFEDSEFTSPADAYKQAGFDVVTIEMQAGKTVKGKKGEAEVTIDRSIDDVSPAEFDALLLPGGHSPDSLRGDDRFVTFTKDFVATGKPIFAICHGPQLLISANGVRGRKMTSVKAIAIDLINAGADFHDKEVVVDNDKLVTSRTPDDLPAFNRESVRILQAL, from the coding sequence ATGAGCAAGAAAGTTGCGGTTTTGATCACCGATGAATTCGAAGACTCAGAATTTACCTCACCTGCAGATGCTTATAAGCAAGCAGGTTTTGACGTTGTAACCATTGAGATGCAGGCCGGGAAAACCGTTAAAGGCAAAAAAGGCGAAGCAGAAGTGACAATCGATCGCAGCATCGATGATGTCAGCCCTGCTGAATTTGATGCGCTGCTGCTACCGGGCGGACACTCCCCAGATTCACTGCGCGGCGATGATCGTTTTGTCACGTTCACGAAAGATTTTGTCGCTACCGGCAAGCCGATCTTTGCTATCTGTCACGGTCCGCAGTTGCTGATTAGCGCTAACGGCGTGCGTGGACGCAAAATGACCTCGGTCAAGGCTATCGCCATCGACCTGATTAATGCCGGGGCGGACTTCCATGACAAAGAAGTCGTTGTGGATAATGACAAGCTTGTCACCAGCCGTACGCCTGATGACTTACCGGCGTTTAACCGCGAGTCAGTGCGGATTCTGCAAGCGCTGTAA
- the nrdD gene encoding anaerobic ribonucleoside-triphosphate reductase, whose protein sequence is MATVVIKRDGCRIGYDAQRIRDAVAAAALAVKVDDAAWCAAVADNVSAQLAEQHEVDIRDIQCAVEETLMCGPYPHLARAYIEYRHDRDVAREQRGKLHHAIRGLVDQTNAALLNENANKDSKVIPTQRDLLAGIVAKHYAQQQILPRDVVLAHERGEIHYHDLDYSPFFPMFNCMLIDLTGMLNNGFKMGNAEIAPPRSIATATAVTAQIIAQVASHIYGGTTINRIDEVLAPFVALSLAKHRAVADEWQIAEPEAYARARTEKECYDAFQSLEYEVNTLHTANGQTPFVTFGFGLGTDWASRLIQQSILRNRLAGLGKNHKTAVFPKLVFAIREGVNRRAGDVNYDIKQLALECASKRMYPDILNYDQVVQVTGSFKTPMGCRSFLGVYEENGQQIHEGRNNIGVISLNLPRIALEAQGDDARFWSLLDTRLALAKRALMTRVARLEKTKARVAPILYMEGACGVRLKADDEIGPIFRHGRASLSLGFIGLHETLNALSGGAQHPYDSAALRNKGVAIITHMRAATEAWKAETGYGFSLYSTPSENLCDRFCRLDAAEFGVVAGVTDKGYYTNSFHLDVEKKVNPYDKIDFEAPYPALASGGFICYGEYPNMQHNLKALEDVWDYSYDRVPYYGTNTPIDECYDCGFSGEFSCTSRGFTCPQCGNHDPARVSVTRRVCGYLGSPDARPFNSGKQQEVQRRVKHLDSGPLG, encoded by the coding sequence ATGGCAACGGTGGTGATAAAACGCGACGGGTGTCGCATTGGGTATGATGCGCAGCGCATTCGTGATGCGGTTGCAGCCGCAGCATTAGCAGTAAAAGTTGATGATGCGGCCTGGTGTGCAGCGGTGGCAGATAACGTCAGCGCGCAGCTGGCAGAACAGCATGAAGTCGATATTCGTGATATTCAGTGTGCCGTTGAGGAAACCTTGATGTGTGGGCCTTATCCGCATCTGGCGCGTGCTTATATTGAGTATCGTCATGACCGCGATGTCGCACGTGAACAACGTGGCAAACTGCATCACGCTATTCGCGGTTTGGTCGATCAGACCAATGCGGCCTTGCTCAATGAAAACGCCAATAAAGACAGCAAAGTGATCCCGACGCAGCGCGATTTGCTGGCGGGGATCGTCGCTAAACATTATGCGCAGCAGCAAATTCTGCCGCGTGATGTTGTGCTGGCGCACGAACGCGGTGAAATTCATTATCACGATCTCGATTATTCCCCTTTCTTCCCGATGTTTAACTGCATGCTGATCGATTTAACGGGCATGTTGAACAACGGTTTCAAAATGGGCAACGCGGAGATCGCACCGCCGAGATCCATTGCCACTGCAACCGCCGTGACCGCACAAATTATTGCGCAGGTCGCCAGTCATATTTACGGCGGCACCACTATCAACCGCATTGATGAAGTGCTCGCGCCGTTTGTGGCGCTGAGCCTGGCGAAACATCGCGCGGTGGCTGACGAATGGCAGATCGCGGAGCCAGAAGCCTATGCGCGGGCACGCACTGAAAAAGAGTGTTATGACGCTTTTCAGTCGTTGGAATATGAAGTCAACACGTTGCATACCGCCAACGGACAAACGCCGTTTGTGACATTTGGCTTTGGTCTCGGCACCGATTGGGCGTCGCGTTTGATTCAGCAATCCATTTTACGTAACCGTCTGGCCGGATTGGGTAAAAATCATAAAACGGCGGTGTTCCCTAAGCTGGTGTTTGCGATTCGTGAAGGCGTTAACCGCCGCGCGGGCGACGTCAATTACGATATCAAGCAGCTGGCGCTTGAATGCGCCAGCAAACGCATGTACCCCGACATTTTGAATTACGATCAGGTGGTTCAGGTCACCGGCTCATTCAAAACGCCCATGGGCTGCCGCAGCTTTCTGGGCGTGTACGAAGAGAACGGCCAGCAGATTCACGAAGGACGCAATAACATTGGCGTAATCAGCCTGAACCTGCCACGCATTGCGCTGGAAGCCCAAGGGGATGATGCGCGTTTTTGGTCGCTGCTGGATACGCGACTGGCGCTGGCGAAACGCGCATTAATGACGCGTGTGGCACGGTTGGAGAAAACCAAAGCGCGCGTCGCGCCGATTCTCTATATGGAAGGCGCATGTGGCGTTCGGCTTAAAGCGGATGATGAGATTGGCCCGATTTTTCGCCATGGTCGCGCATCGCTTTCGCTGGGTTTTATCGGCCTGCATGAAACACTGAATGCACTGAGCGGCGGCGCTCAACATCCTTACGACAGTGCGGCGCTGCGTAACAAAGGCGTTGCCATTATTACGCATATGCGGGCAGCCACAGAAGCCTGGAAAGCCGAAACCGGCTATGGCTTCAGCCTCTACAGCACGCCAAGTGAAAATCTGTGCGACCGTTTTTGCCGCCTTGATGCGGCCGAATTTGGCGTGGTCGCAGGCGTCACCGATAAAGGCTATTACACCAACAGCTTCCACCTTGATGTGGAGAAAAAGGTTAATCCCTACGACAAAATCGACTTCGAAGCGCCCTATCCGGCGTTAGCGAGTGGCGGGTTCATCTGTTACGGCGAATATCCCAATATGCAACACAACCTGAAAGCGCTGGAGGATGTCTGGGATTACAGCTACGACCGCGTGCCTTATTACGGCACCAATACGCCTATCGATGAATGTTACGACTGCGGCTTCAGCGGCGAGTTTAGCTGTACCAGCCGCGGGTTTACTTGTCCGCAATGCGGTAATCACGATCCGGCGCGCGTTTCGGTTACGCGACGCGTCTGCGGTTATCTCGGCAGCCCGGATGCCCGACCCTTTAACAGCGGCAAGCAGCAGGAAGTACAGCGCCGCGTCAAACATCTCGACAGCGGACCGCTGGGATGA
- the ubiT gene encoding ubiquinone anaerobic biosynthesis accessory factor UbiT, with amino-acid sequence MFSQLHAHCVKKGPKILGLSASLTPFFVKKLLLQQLLNWQFRHSLAEGELNFLEGRFLGIEIGDVNLTWVTTIQNGQLAVLQDAEADVWFRGNANDLLLVAARKADPDMLFFQRRLVIEGDTELGLEVKNVMDAIELDAMPTPLRTGLQQLAAFVEAGMTLDSKAAQARAGDTC; translated from the coding sequence GTGTTTAGCCAGCTGCATGCGCATTGTGTCAAAAAAGGACCAAAAATCTTAGGGTTATCTGCATCACTCACCCCATTTTTCGTTAAAAAGTTGTTACTGCAACAACTCTTAAACTGGCAATTTCGTCATTCTTTGGCTGAAGGTGAGTTAAACTTTCTGGAAGGGCGCTTTCTGGGTATCGAAATTGGTGATGTGAATTTAACATGGGTCACCACGATTCAGAATGGCCAACTGGCGGTATTGCAGGATGCCGAAGCGGATGTCTGGTTTCGGGGCAATGCCAACGACTTATTGCTGGTGGCAGCACGTAAAGCAGATCCCGATATGTTATTTTTTCAACGCCGACTGGTTATTGAAGGCGATACAGAATTGGGACTGGAGGTGAAGAACGTAATGGATGCAATTGAACTTGACGCCATGCCCACGCCGTTACGCACGGGATTGCAGCAGCTTGCTGCTTTTGTGGAAGCTGGTATGACACTGGACTCAAAAGCCGCTCAGGCACGCGCAGGTGACACATGTTGA
- a CDS encoding GIY-YIG nuclease family protein, which yields MNQSWQLYIVRTAAGILYTGITTDVIRRVNQHQNGRGARALRGKGPLDLVFHCEAGDRARASQLEYQVKQLTRQQKLLLVASQPASLEDWFS from the coding sequence ATGAATCAGAGCTGGCAGCTCTACATTGTGCGCACTGCCGCAGGCATCCTTTACACAGGAATTACCACTGACGTCATTCGTCGCGTTAATCAGCATCAAAATGGACGCGGTGCTCGCGCCCTGCGCGGCAAAGGTCCTCTTGATTTAGTGTTCCATTGCGAAGCTGGCGATCGTGCCCGAGCATCGCAACTGGAGTATCAGGTTAAGCAGCTGACGCGTCAGCAAAAACTGCTGTTAGTCGCCAGCCAACCTGCCAGCCTTGAGGACTGGTTTAGTTGA
- a CDS encoding NAD-dependent epimerase/dehydratase family protein — MNRVLLTGATGLVGSYLLRLLIEDSRIDEIIAPTRRPLPAMRKVVNPVEADLTDVLGPLEASLDTVFCCLGTTRKQAGSKEAFVHVDYTLVVDSGLSGLRLGAKQMLVVSAHGANRSSPFFYNRVKGEMENALRHQGWPHLTLVRPSLLLGERSKKRGGESLMAPLFTMLPGNWRSVQARDVAQCLHDQAFLPGKARVTVIESGDIPRNLT, encoded by the coding sequence ATGAATCGCGTTTTACTGACTGGTGCAACCGGGTTGGTGGGGTCATATCTGCTACGCCTGTTGATTGAGGATTCACGCATCGACGAAATCATCGCGCCCACGCGGCGGCCATTACCCGCGATGCGTAAAGTGGTGAATCCCGTTGAAGCGGATCTCACAGATGTTTTGGGCCCGCTAGAAGCCTCGCTGGATACGGTATTTTGCTGTCTGGGTACCACGCGCAAGCAGGCGGGCAGTAAAGAAGCGTTTGTACACGTTGATTACACGTTGGTGGTAGATAGCGGATTAAGCGGCTTACGGCTCGGAGCAAAACAGATGCTGGTGGTCAGCGCACACGGCGCTAATCGTAGCTCGCCGTTTTTCTATAACCGGGTAAAAGGTGAGATGGAAAACGCGCTGCGTCATCAAGGCTGGCCGCACCTTACGCTGGTGCGACCTTCACTGCTGCTGGGTGAGCGGTCGAAGAAACGTGGCGGTGAAAGTCTGATGGCCCCGCTGTTCACTATGTTGCCTGGCAACTGGCGTTCGGTGCAGGCACGCGATGTCGCGCAATGCCTGCACGATCAGGCATTTTTACCGGGAAAAGCGCGCGTCACAGTCATTGAATCCGGTGACATTCCGCGCAACTTAACGTAA
- a CDS encoding U32 family peptidase gives MKYALGPVLWYWPADQLEAFYHQAASSSAEIIYLGEAVCSKRRATSFSGWMMLARELAASGKQVVISTLALLQSPSELKELQRYVENGEFLIEANDFGTVNMAAERNLPFVAGPTLNIYNTDTLQLLVKEGMTRWCMPVEMSRDWLLLLLQQCDERGIRQQFEVEILGYGNLPLALSARCFTARSENRAKDACETCCINYPNGRRVMSQERQQVFVLNGIQTMSGYCYNLGNDLVGMHNWVDIVRLSPQNVGTLSEIKRFRANEEGQSPLLLAKGNDCNGYWRKLAGMALTPQP, from the coding sequence ATGAAATATGCCCTTGGGCCGGTGCTCTGGTATTGGCCCGCCGATCAGCTGGAAGCGTTTTATCATCAAGCCGCGAGCAGCAGCGCAGAAATCATTTACCTGGGCGAAGCCGTCTGTAGCAAACGCCGGGCCACCTCTTTTTCGGGTTGGATGATGCTGGCGCGCGAGTTGGCAGCAAGTGGTAAACAGGTGGTTATCAGCACGCTGGCGCTGCTGCAATCCCCTTCTGAATTGAAGGAGTTGCAGCGTTATGTCGAAAATGGCGAATTTCTCATTGAAGCGAATGACTTCGGCACGGTGAATATGGCGGCGGAACGCAATCTTCCCTTTGTTGCCGGGCCAACACTCAATATTTATAACACCGACACGCTGCAACTGTTGGTGAAAGAGGGAATGACGCGCTGGTGCATGCCGGTTGAGATGTCGCGTGACTGGCTTTTACTGCTGCTTCAGCAGTGTGATGAGCGCGGTATTCGTCAGCAGTTTGAAGTAGAGATTCTTGGCTACGGCAATCTGCCGCTGGCGCTATCGGCGCGCTGCTTTACTGCACGTTCAGAAAATCGCGCCAAGGATGCCTGCGAAACCTGTTGTATCAATTATCCCAATGGCCGTCGCGTGATGTCACAAGAACGCCAGCAGGTGTTTGTGCTTAACGGCATTCAGACCATGAGCGGCTACTGCTATAACCTCGGCAACGATCTGGTTGGCATGCATAATTGGGTTGATATCGTGCGCTTATCGCCGCAAAACGTCGGTACGCTTTCAGAAATTAAGCGCTTTCGCGCTAATGAAGAGGGCCAGAGTCCATTGCTGCTAGCAAAAGGCAATGACTGTAACGGTTACTGGCGCAAGCTCGCCGGTATGGCATTAACGCCGCAACCCTGA
- a CDS encoding YhbP family protein — MSDRPHLVRYLKKQHVLSLCCTADSELWCANCFYVFDETRMAFWIMTETDTRHGLLLMKNTQVAGTVNGQPKTVLLIKGVQYRGRIALLNSEDETESIARQAYQKRFPVARKVSAPLWEIRLDELKMTDNALGFGKKIIWQRANLD; from the coding sequence GTGTCCGACCGTCCTCATCTGGTTCGTTACCTGAAAAAGCAACACGTTCTTTCTCTCTGCTGTACTGCGGACAGTGAATTATGGTGCGCCAACTGTTTTTATGTTTTTGATGAAACGCGCATGGCCTTTTGGATCATGACGGAGACAGATACGCGCCACGGCTTGTTGTTAATGAAAAATACGCAAGTGGCGGGCACCGTGAATGGTCAACCTAAAACGGTGTTATTGATAAAAGGCGTACAGTATCGCGGGCGAATCGCGTTATTAAACAGTGAAGATGAGACTGAATCGATAGCGCGTCAGGCTTATCAGAAGCGCTTCCCTGTTGCGCGCAAAGTTTCCGCACCGCTTTGGGAGATTCGTTTAGACGAATTGAAAATGACTGATAATGCCTTGGGATTCGGTAAGAAGATTATCTGGCAGCGAGCCAATCTGGACTGA
- the nrdG gene encoding anaerobic ribonucleoside-triphosphate reductase-activating protein, with the protein MMHIHRYYDVDVVNGPGTRCTLFVAGCEHQCRGCYNQSTWRLDSGVPFSLEMEERLLADLMDTRIPRQGLSLSGGDPLHPHNVPHIRRLVKRVRKACAGKDIWLWTGYQIDELNASQREVLDFIDVLIDGRFIEAEKDATLQWRGSRNQQLWYLR; encoded by the coding sequence ATGATGCATATTCATCGCTATTACGACGTCGATGTCGTGAATGGACCCGGCACTCGCTGCACGCTGTTTGTGGCAGGCTGCGAGCATCAGTGTCGCGGCTGTTACAACCAAAGCACCTGGCGGCTCGATTCTGGCGTGCCCTTTAGCCTGGAAATGGAGGAGCGTCTGTTGGCAGATTTAATGGATACGCGCATTCCGCGCCAGGGGTTGTCGCTAAGCGGTGGCGATCCGCTGCATCCGCATAACGTGCCGCACATTCGCCGTCTGGTTAAGCGAGTACGCAAAGCGTGCGCGGGGAAAGATATTTGGCTGTGGACCGGCTATCAAATTGACGAACTGAATGCGTCACAGCGCGAAGTGCTGGATTTTATCGATGTGTTAATTGATGGGCGTTTCATTGAGGCAGAGAAAGATGCCACGCTGCAATGGCGCGGCAGCCGCAATCAACAACTCTGGTATTTACGTTAA